TGACCGGGTTTGGCAGAGCGTCAAATGTATATGAGGGTGTTCAAGTAACAATCGAAATGAAGTCTGTGAATCACCGCTACTTTGATGGAACATTTCGCATGCCAAAAGCAGTCTTTCATCTAGAAGGTAAGATGAAGAAGGCGATTCAGAGCTATGTCAATCGTGGGAAAATCGAACTTTATTTAACCATCGATGGAGCTGATTTTCAATCATCTGATGTTCAAGTAGATTGGCACTTGCTAGATCAATACATAACGATTTTGAAACAAGCTACAGAACGCTATCATTTGAAAGAAGATTTGTCAGCTTCTACCATGATGAATCTGAATGTTTTTCAAGTGAATGAAAAGGAGCATAACATCGATCAGCTTGAGGAATCGATTTTTTATACGCTAAATCAAGCTATTCATAAGCTCGTTGAGATGCGTCAGATCGAAGGAAAGGCACTTGATCAAGATATACGCCGAAAACTTGCGAACATGAATGATCAAATGACTTCTATTTCACTCCTTTCTCATGAAGTAACGACAGCCTTTGAGAACAGGATCCGCACAAAGCTTGAAAGTTTTAAAGAATTAGATGAAGTGGATGAAGCCCGGATATTATCTGAAGTAGCTTTTCTTGCAGATAAAGCGAGTATAGATGAAGAAATCATCAGGCTCCGTAGTCATCTGGCCCAATTCCATGATATTCTTAGTAGTGATGGTGTCGTTGGAAGGAAACTTGATTTCTTAGTACAGGAAATCAATAGGGAGCTGAATACGATCGGTTCCAAGTCTCAACACCATAAGATCAGCCAGCATATTGTTGATCTTAAGAGCGAAGTGGAAAAGGTTCGTGAACAGGTTCAAAATATTGAATAGCCTGAACGCTTTGTTTAAAATCACCTTACTGGTGTAAAAATAGAATCGTGATTCCTGGGAGGAACGACCATGAGTATTAAATTAATCAATATCGGATTCGGCAACATTGTGAATGCGAATCGAATTGTCTCAATTGTTAGTCCAGAATCGGCACCAATCAAACGAATCATTACTGTTGCAAGGGACCGCAATATGCTTGTGGATGCAACATACGGACGAAGAACACGAGCTGTTATTATCTCTGATAGCGACCATGTTATTCTTTCGGCAGTCCAGCCTGAAACAGTAGCTCAGCGTCTAGTAAACAAAGACGAGCTTTCAGACGAGTAGCATCAATTAAGTGGAGGTAAGTATGGAAAAAGAACGTGGATTGTTAATTGTTCTATCAGGCCCATCTGGTGTCGGAAAAGGAACAGTCAGAAAAGCATTCATGCAAAATGCGGCTGAAGTACAGTATTCGATTTCTGTTACAACCCGTAAACCGCGTGAAGGTGAAGTGAACGGCGTCGATTATTTCTTTAAATCTCATGAGGAATTTGAAGAGATGATCGAGAATAATAAGCTACTCGAATATGCCCATTACGTTGGCAATTATTACGGTACGCCTGTTGACTATGTGGAAGAGACATTGCAGTCAGGTAGAGATGTGCTACTTGAAATTGAAGTTCAGGGAGCAAAGCAAGTACGAAAGCATTTTCCTGAAGGAGCTTTCATTTTCTTAATGCCTCCTAGTTTAACAGAGCTTAGAAATCGCATCGTAAACCGCGGTACGGAATCAAATGATTTAATTGATAACCGTATGGGCGTAGCGAAAGAGGAAATCGAATTGATTGATGAATACGATTATATCGTTGAAAATGATCAAGTTGAATTAGCTTGCGAGCGAATTCGTGCTATTATTACAGCAGAGCACCTAAGACGTGATCGTCTTGCACATAAATATAAGAATGTAACGGAGGTTTAATTATGATTTTATACCCATCGATTGACTCACTAATGGACCGCATTGATTCAAAGTACACACTTGCAACACTTTCAGCTAAGCGTGCACGCACGATTCAACAAACTGGTAATGTTTATGTTGATCGTCCAAAGTCCGTTAAGGCTGTTGGCAAAGCGCTTGAAGAAGTGCTTGATGGCAAACTACTTGCTGATGGAATGATAGAAGACTGATTAAGAAGTAACAACCTATGAGAATAGGTTGTTATTTTTTTCTTGATTCTATAGAGAGAATTCCATTACGATCGCCATAATTATCAAGGTGACGATATTTATATTATGTTAACTAATAAGATGGAAGGTGAATCTGGTGAGTATCAAAGGGAAGAAAATTTTGCTTTGTGTGAGCGGTGGAATTGCGGTGTTTAAAGCAGCGGCACTTACGAGCAAGCTGTATCAAACAGGTGCAGAAGTAAAAGTGTTAATGACAGATTCAGCGACTGAATTCGTAACGCCGTTAACATTCCAAACGTTATCCCGAAATGATGTGTATCGAGATACGTTCGAAGAAAAAGATCCAGCTTCAGTTGCTCATATTGATCTGGCAGATTGGGCCGATCTCGTCTTGATTGCGCCTGCAACAGCGAACATGATTGGTAAGCTAGCTAATGGAATTGCAGATGACATGATGTCCACCACATTACTTGCTACAGAGGCGGCGGTCTTTGTAGCCCCTGCCATGAACGTTCATATGTACGATCATCCTGCGGTGAAAAAGAATATGGATATACTGCGCTCCTTCAACTGTCATTTTCTTGAGCCAGGAGAAGGTTTACTCGCGTGCGGTTACGTTGGCAAAGGTCGGATGGCAGAACCAGAAGACATTCTCTCAACGCTCGAAACATATTTTCAAGATGATATAGGGGACTTGTCTGGAAAGAAAGTCGTCGTTACAGCAGGCCCAACTCGTGAAGCGGTTGATCCCGTTCGTTACTTTACAAATTATTCATCCGGGAAAATGGGCTTTGCTCTAGCCGAGCAGGCCGCGAAACGTGGCGCAGACGTCACGCTTGTAGCAGGTCCTGTTACGTTAACGACTCCTGAACGAGTTCAACGTATTAATGTGATAACAGCTGAAGAGATGTACCAAGCTGTCCTGTCAGCTTCTGCTGATGCTAATGTGATCATTAAGGCAGCTGCAGTTGCTGATTACCGTCCTTCTATGGTCTCTACTGAGAAAATGAAGAAGTCAGATGATGACATGGTCATAGAAATGGAGCGAACAAAAGATATTTTATGGACCCTTGGACAGCAGAAAAAGGACCAAATACTCGTCGGCTTTGCTGCTGAGTCAGAGCGGTTAGATGAATATGCTCTAAAGAAATTAGAAAAGAAAAACCTTGATCTTATCTGCGCGAATAACATTAAAGCGGAGGGAGCAGGTTTTGACAAAGATACAAACGTGATGACGCTCCTTAGAAAAGATGGTGAGCGAGTAGATCTTCCATTACAGTCAAAACATGAAGCCGCAAATCGAATATTGGATGAAGTGATACGTCTGGACGTGACTCATTCATGATCGCTAAAGTTATCGTTGACGTACCAGCAAATCAAACTGATCGTATGTTCGATTATGCTATTCCTGAAGAATGGGAGGAAATGATCGAACCTGGAATGAGGGTTGTCGTTCCTTTTGGTCCAAGAAAAATTCAGGGGTTCGTTATCTCTGTCGTTAGTGAATCAGAGCATGCAAAATTGAAGGAAATAAGTGAAGTGAAAGATGTTACGCCAGTGTTGACAAAAGAATTACTTGATCTTGGATTCTGGCTAACTGAAAAAGCACTTTGCTATGCCGTATCAGCTCTTCAAGTTATGTTACCTGCAGCGATGAAAGCGAATGTAACGAAATCAGTTGTGCTCGGAAACCGTTCGAATGAAGCGGCACCATGGCATCGCATGCTCACTTCTTCAAACGTTGTGAAGTGGGAAGACTTTCTCTCCCACTTTAGCCATAAGGAGTTAAATCGAGCTATCAAAAATGATGAGCTTGAAGTACGCTATGATGTGAAAGAGAAAACGGCGCCGAAAACAATCCTTTCTGTTTCCGCAGCTCTTAGTGAGGACCAACTTCAAAGCGAAAAAGAACAAATGGGTAATCGTGCGTTGAAACAGCAGGAAATTATTCAGCACTTTATTCAATATGAAGGCGCGGTTTCTTATAAAGAGCTCATGGATATGCTCGATACAACCCGGTCTACGATCAAATCGCTTGTGTCAAAAGGGATATTAAAGGAAGAAGAAGTGGAGCTTTATCGTGATCCTTATAAGGGTCGAGAGTTTACACCTTCAACTGCCCTAGACCTAACTGATCTTCAAGAACAAGCTATTACCCCAATTCTTCATAGCATTGAAAATCGTCATCACGAGACGTTTCTCATTCATGGCGTAACAGGGAGCGGGAAAACAGAGATCTATTTGCAATCGATTCATCGTGTGCTCGAACAAGGAAAAGAGGCAATTGTCCTCGTCCCTGAAATCTCATTAACACCACAAATGGTGACCAGATTCAAAAGTCGATTCGGTTCAGAAGTCGCTGTTTTACATAGCGGTCTTTCTCGGGGAGAAAAGTACGATGAATGGCGTAAAATTCATCGAAAAGAAGTGAAAGTAGTTGTTGGAGCACGTTCGGCGGTTTTTGCGCCTTTTACGAATCTTGGCATCATTATTATTGATGAGGAGCATGAGAGTAGCTACAAACAGGAAGAAAACCCAAGGTATCATGCGAGAGATGTAGCCATTAAGCGCGGAGAGCACTACGCGTGTCCCGTCGTACTAGGCAGTGCTACACCGTTACTCGAATCTTATGCAAGAGCGTCTAAAGGTGTCTATACACTCCTTGAATTATTAGAAAGAGTAAACAAGCAGGCAATGCCTGCTGTATCTATTGTCGATATGAGAGAAGAATTGCGAGCCGGCAACAGGTCGATGTTTTCAAATGATCTTTATGACAAATTGAAAGACCGACTTGAAAAAAAGGAGCAAACGGTTCTCTTTTTAAATCGAAGAGGATATTCAACATTCATCATGTGTCGGGACTGTGGGTATGTG
The sequence above is drawn from the Pseudalkalibacillus hwajinpoensis genome and encodes:
- a CDS encoding YicC/YloC family endoribonuclease; translated protein: MVKSMTGFGRASNVYEGVQVTIEMKSVNHRYFDGTFRMPKAVFHLEGKMKKAIQSYVNRGKIELYLTIDGADFQSSDVQVDWHLLDQYITILKQATERYHLKEDLSASTMMNLNVFQVNEKEHNIDQLEESIFYTLNQAIHKLVEMRQIEGKALDQDIRRKLANMNDQMTSISLLSHEVTTAFENRIRTKLESFKELDEVDEARILSEVAFLADKASIDEEIIRLRSHLAQFHDILSSDGVVGRKLDFLVQEINRELNTIGSKSQHHKISQHIVDLKSEVEKVREQVQNIE
- the remA gene encoding extracellular matrix/biofilm regulator RemA, whose protein sequence is MSIKLINIGFGNIVNANRIVSIVSPESAPIKRIITVARDRNMLVDATYGRRTRAVIISDSDHVILSAVQPETVAQRLVNKDELSDE
- the gmk gene encoding guanylate kinase, whose protein sequence is MEKERGLLIVLSGPSGVGKGTVRKAFMQNAAEVQYSISVTTRKPREGEVNGVDYFFKSHEEFEEMIENNKLLEYAHYVGNYYGTPVDYVEETLQSGRDVLLEIEVQGAKQVRKHFPEGAFIFLMPPSLTELRNRIVNRGTESNDLIDNRMGVAKEEIELIDEYDYIVENDQVELACERIRAIITAEHLRRDRLAHKYKNVTEV
- the rpoZ gene encoding DNA-directed RNA polymerase subunit omega, which encodes MILYPSIDSLMDRIDSKYTLATLSAKRARTIQQTGNVYVDRPKSVKAVGKALEEVLDGKLLADGMIED
- the coaBC gene encoding bifunctional phosphopantothenoylcysteine decarboxylase/phosphopantothenate--cysteine ligase CoaBC, whose amino-acid sequence is MKGKKILLCVSGGIAVFKAAALTSKLYQTGAEVKVLMTDSATEFVTPLTFQTLSRNDVYRDTFEEKDPASVAHIDLADWADLVLIAPATANMIGKLANGIADDMMSTTLLATEAAVFVAPAMNVHMYDHPAVKKNMDILRSFNCHFLEPGEGLLACGYVGKGRMAEPEDILSTLETYFQDDIGDLSGKKVVVTAGPTREAVDPVRYFTNYSSGKMGFALAEQAAKRGADVTLVAGPVTLTTPERVQRINVITAEEMYQAVLSASADANVIIKAAAVADYRPSMVSTEKMKKSDDDMVIEMERTKDILWTLGQQKKDQILVGFAAESERLDEYALKKLEKKNLDLICANNIKAEGAGFDKDTNVMTLLRKDGERVDLPLQSKHEAANRILDEVIRLDVTHS
- the priA gene encoding primosomal protein N' translates to MIAKVIVDVPANQTDRMFDYAIPEEWEEMIEPGMRVVVPFGPRKIQGFVISVVSESEHAKLKEISEVKDVTPVLTKELLDLGFWLTEKALCYAVSALQVMLPAAMKANVTKSVVLGNRSNEAAPWHRMLTSSNVVKWEDFLSHFSHKELNRAIKNDELEVRYDVKEKTAPKTILSVSAALSEDQLQSEKEQMGNRALKQQEIIQHFIQYEGAVSYKELMDMLDTTRSTIKSLVSKGILKEEEVELYRDPYKGREFTPSTALDLTDLQEQAITPILHSIENRHHETFLIHGVTGSGKTEIYLQSIHRVLEQGKEAIVLVPEISLTPQMVTRFKSRFGSEVAVLHSGLSRGEKYDEWRKIHRKEVKVVVGARSAVFAPFTNLGIIIIDEEHESSYKQEENPRYHARDVAIKRGEHYACPVVLGSATPLLESYARASKGVYTLLELLERVNKQAMPAVSIVDMREELRAGNRSMFSNDLYDKLKDRLEKKEQTVLFLNRRGYSTFIMCRDCGYVAECPHCDISLTYHKINGTMRCHYCGHEESFPSRCPECESEHIRFFGTGTQRVEEELTKILPEARVVRMDVDTTRRKGAHEKLLNQFGEGKADILLGTQMIAKGLDFPNVTLVGVLAGDAMLHLPDFRASEKTFQLLTQVSGRAGRHLLPGEVIVQSYTPEHYSIEMAADHDYQSFYKREMLTRKQFGYPPFYFLAMVNVSHEELTKTVDVTEKIAGYLKDHLSKASVVLGPVASPIPRIKDRYRYQCMIKYKTEPNLHHHLKEIQKHFSKEISRGGLQLSIDTQPYMMM